One Sporosarcina sp. FSL W8-0480 genomic window, CGGATCCGCGACTTCCGGATCGAGTTTGGATGCATTTGAAGCTGCCAATCGATTGGGCTATGGAACCATACTGGTTACAAACCGCAAGACGTTTATCCACAATAAAAACAATTTCCCCTTCATCGACAAAGTGATTTATGTGGATGTAATGGATGAAGACACGATTAGAAAACAGATTTTATATTTGATAGATACAACATACACACTCCAAGCCATCATCAGTTTTGTAGATCCATATACCTCTTTAGCCGCAAGACTTTCCAATGAGTATTGCGATTCCTCCATCTCATCCGATGCCTTACAAATACTTGAAGATAAATCCACTACACGCGAAGTATTAAAAGATCATCCTGCAACTTGTGAATTTAAAGTTATCAATGGAAAACAGTTAATTCATTCATCAATGGACTATCCTTTCGTGTTGAAAAAACCGGTTTCCAATGGTTCAAAAGATGTTTATTTAATAGAAAATGAAGTGCACTTAAATGCCGCCCTGAAAAAGATGGCAACACAACACCCAGTAATCATTGAAGAATTTATCGATGGAGACCAATATGTCATTGAAACGCTTGTTTGTAACGGTTTGCCTATCATTGTCGCGATTATAAAACAGGAAATATCGATGGACTATACATTCATCGTAACGGGATATGAAGTCGTCATCAAAATGGATAATGTCATCTACCGTGATCTATGGAAATCAGTCATTTCAATCCTTCGTGAAATTGGTCTAAAACATGGTGCGTGCCATCTTGAAATGCGTCTTTCAAAAAAAGGATGGAAGCTGATTGAGATTAATCCAAGAATCTCTGGTGGAGCTATGAACAGAATGATCTATGAGGCACTTGGTGTCAATCTTGTTAAAGAGACGGTCAAACTTTATCTCGGAATGGAACCGGATCTCCTTGTAAGAAAATGTCAACCGATCTATACATCTTTTATTACACTCCATAACTATGGGTATTTGCTCGGGATTGAAGGTGAACATGAAGCCGCATCATCAACCGGAATTGTCGATATCCATCTACGACCTGTGATTGGCACTCTGATAATGCCGCCTATATCGATGGGGCAACGATATGGCTATGTAATGGCTATAGGAAATACTTCTGTTGAAGCTAAGGCAAGGGCAGAAATGGCCGCAAGATGTATAAAGTTTTATATTGAGCCGATATAAACGCAATGACAACCTACATAAAGGGAGGGGTAATAGATGACGAAATGCTGCATTTGCGTTGAAATGAAAGAGCTTCTAAAAGAGCAGAAATTGCTTTCCCACTTCGGGAAAGGATTCAAGTTTATTCATATGCCCAAATGTAAGGACACGATTCCACTCGTGCTACAGTCAGGTGAAGATTTTGATTATTTTACTGCGATGATCGAAGGTGGAACTACGCCTTATTTCAGATTGGAAAAGATTGATGAATCAAGTTGTTGCGCTCAATTGAGACTGCTAAAACCAGTCGATTTTAAAGGGCGGCTCGCTATGACGGAAAAAGATTTATACACATTGAAAAAAACTTCCCACTGCATCCACGTAGAACTTTGCTGCTTCTGCGCATTCACCCCACTTTCCATAGACCTGCTTGACCGTCCCCTACCAATAATCGAATCAAAAACCTAAAAACTAATTCCTGTTTTGTAAACTCTTGTCCTTGTCGTTCTACATTCAAATGAATGTATTATATAGAGCCACTAAAAAGGAGATAGACTATGACAATAATAGGAATGTTACATCATCGGAAAGACCCGGAAACAGTTATAAAGGCATA contains:
- a CDS encoding ATP-grasp domain-containing protein encodes the protein METILFIGSATSGSSLDAFEAANRLGYGTILVTNRKTFIHNKNNFPFIDKVIYVDVMDEDTIRKQILYLIDTTYTLQAIISFVDPYTSLAARLSNEYCDSSISSDALQILEDKSTTREVLKDHPATCEFKVINGKQLIHSSMDYPFVLKKPVSNGSKDVYLIENEVHLNAALKKMATQHPVIIEEFIDGDQYVIETLVCNGLPIIVAIIKQEISMDYTFIVTGYEVVIKMDNVIYRDLWKSVISILREIGLKHGACHLEMRLSKKGWKLIEINPRISGGAMNRMIYEALGVNLVKETVKLYLGMEPDLLVRKCQPIYTSFITLHNYGYLLGIEGEHEAASSTGIVDIHLRPVIGTLIMPPISMGQRYGYVMAIGNTSVEAKARAEMAARCIKFYIEPI
- a CDS encoding CotY/CotZ family spore coat protein, which codes for MTKCCICVEMKELLKEQKLLSHFGKGFKFIHMPKCKDTIPLVLQSGEDFDYFTAMIEGGTTPYFRLEKIDESSCCAQLRLLKPVDFKGRLAMTEKDLYTLKKTSHCIHVELCCFCAFTPLSIDLLDRPLPIIESKT